A portion of the Halopelagius inordinatus genome contains these proteins:
- a CDS encoding universal stress protein, with the protein MYDRVLVPTGVGDDAERTINCALDVAQRYDAELHVLRVSDPERASVETPETDPDGARDAREKRPEISNRVGERAVAGGVNVVSAVRCGPPVETIREYADESEDLVLLPDRGGFCDESYRVGGVVGRCLRECSISVMTVRAEH; encoded by the coding sequence ATGTACGACCGGGTTCTCGTCCCCACCGGCGTCGGCGACGACGCCGAACGGACGATCAACTGCGCCCTCGACGTGGCGCAACGGTACGACGCCGAACTCCACGTCCTCCGCGTCTCGGACCCCGAACGGGCGAGCGTAGAGACGCCCGAGACGGACCCGGACGGCGCGCGAGACGCCCGCGAGAAACGTCCCGAGATATCGAACCGAGTCGGGGAGCGCGCGGTCGCGGGCGGCGTGAACGTCGTCAGCGCCGTCCGGTGCGGGCCGCCGGTCGAGACGATACGGGAGTACGCCGACGAGTCCGAGGACTTGGTGTTGCTCCCGGACCGCGGGGGGTTCTGCGACGAATCGTACCGCGTCGGGGGCGTCGTCGGACGGTGCCTCCGCGAGTGTTCCATCAGCGTCATGACCGTGAGAGCCGAGCACTGA
- a CDS encoding ABC transporter ATP-binding protein, which produces MSTDTPRQTESADDVALAVEGVDSGYGEAQVLDDLSLHLDRDEIVCIIGPNGAGKSTVLKTVFGLLKPWNGTVRLGGEDITGTEPEDLVRKGVGYVPQVDNVFSSLTIEENLRMGGVARKSGLDEVIGRLYDRFPLLDEKREAKARTLSGGQRQVLAFSRALVMEPDVLLIDEPSAGLAPSIVEDVFANVRTVNELGTAILMVEQNAREGLAISDRGYVLDQGTVAYEDDADGLLDNPEVSQLYLGGADYE; this is translated from the coding sequence ATGAGTACCGACACACCACGACAGACGGAGAGCGCCGACGACGTCGCACTCGCAGTCGAGGGGGTGGACTCGGGGTACGGCGAGGCGCAGGTCCTCGACGACCTGAGTCTCCACCTCGACAGAGACGAAATCGTCTGCATCATCGGTCCGAACGGCGCGGGCAAATCCACCGTACTGAAGACGGTGTTCGGCCTGTTGAAGCCGTGGAACGGGACCGTCAGACTCGGCGGCGAGGATATCACGGGGACCGAACCCGAAGATTTGGTCCGCAAAGGCGTCGGCTACGTCCCGCAGGTGGACAACGTCTTTTCGTCTCTGACCATCGAGGAGAACCTCCGGATGGGCGGCGTCGCCCGCAAATCCGGACTCGACGAGGTAATCGGGCGGTTGTACGACCGCTTCCCCCTCTTAGACGAGAAAAGAGAGGCGAAAGCGCGGACGCTGTCGGGCGGGCAACGGCAGGTGCTGGCGTTCTCCAGAGCGCTGGTGATGGAGCCCGACGTGTTGCTCATCGACGAACCGTCGGCCGGACTCGCGCCGAGCATCGTCGAAGACGTGTTCGCGAACGTCCGGACGGTCAACGAACTGGGGACGGCCATCCTGATGGTCGAACAGAACGCCCGCGAGGGACTCGCCATCTCGGACCGCGGGTACGTCCTCGACCAGGGAACCGTCGCCTACGAGGACGACGCGGACGGACTCCTCGACAACCCCGAGGTATCGCAGTTGTACCTCGGCGGCGCGGACTACGAGTGA
- a CDS encoding RIO1 family regulatory kinase/ATPase domain-containing protein, with protein sequence MELRRLVRGRVDWPRLEAVARELQTRYDREELHIRFLEADNWLSTPMVVDDEWFVKVVSRQNSLVHAVFTTTRNLGAFSSGREGFFEHFGTPYQMAEHELEATRRMREIGVNAPEPVEAFEVGELGVLVLEYLPNFRPLDELDRRREVDIAPDVFESLRRMHDDGLAHGDLRAENVLIVDGEVFFIDATSVSEGAADDARSYDLACALAAFEPLIGAKETVAAARTSYDTDELLSALEFLDFVNIRPDHDFDATGLKGEIEKCAS encoded by the coding sequence ATGGAACTCCGCCGCCTCGTTCGGGGGCGCGTGGACTGGCCGCGACTCGAAGCAGTCGCTCGCGAGTTACAGACGCGCTACGACCGGGAGGAACTACACATCCGCTTTCTGGAGGCGGACAACTGGCTCTCGACGCCGATGGTCGTCGACGACGAGTGGTTCGTGAAGGTCGTCTCCCGGCAGAACTCGCTCGTCCACGCCGTCTTCACGACGACTCGCAACCTCGGCGCGTTCTCCTCGGGGCGCGAGGGCTTTTTCGAGCATTTCGGCACGCCCTACCAGATGGCCGAACACGAACTGGAGGCGACCCGTCGGATGCGCGAGATAGGCGTCAACGCACCCGAACCCGTCGAGGCGTTCGAAGTGGGCGAACTCGGCGTCCTCGTGTTGGAGTATCTTCCGAACTTCCGCCCCCTCGACGAGTTGGACCGGAGGCGAGAGGTCGATATCGCGCCCGACGTCTTCGAGTCTCTCCGACGGATGCACGACGACGGACTCGCCCACGGTGACCTCCGCGCGGAGAACGTCCTCATCGTCGACGGCGAGGTGTTCTTCATCGACGCGACGAGCGTCAGCGAAGGCGCGGCGGACGACGCCCGGTCGTACGACCTCGCGTGCGCGTTGGCGGCCTTCGAACCGCTCATCGGCGCGAAAGAGACGGTCGCCGCCGCGAGAACCTCGTACGACACCGACGAACTGCTCTCGGCGCTCGAATTCCTCGACTTCGTCAACATCCGCCCCGACCACGACTTCGACGCCACGGGACTGAAAGGCGAGATAGAGAAATGCGCCAGTTAG
- a CDS encoding ABC transporter ATP-binding protein: MSRQNGTEMTYEGANLDKPNQILRTDDLRKAFGGLVATDGASIAVEEGTITGMIGPNGAGKSTLFNLISGFYDPDDGRVWVNDTDVTDKKPHETARAGLVRTFQTPRRLEDMTVREAMLVGARPQTGESILPLWLSPSTVTREERANIERAEELLERFEIAHLIDEPSAELSGGQLKLVELARAITTSPDILLLDEPVAGVNPTLANDIKRFVRELNDEGQTFLIIEHDMPFIMDLADPVIVLDQGKVLMEGTPEEVRSDRRVIDAYLGGA; the protein is encoded by the coding sequence ATGAGCCGACAGAACGGGACTGAGATGACCTACGAGGGAGCCAACCTCGACAAGCCGAACCAGATTCTCCGGACGGACGACCTCCGGAAGGCGTTCGGCGGACTCGTCGCGACCGACGGCGCGTCCATCGCCGTCGAGGAAGGCACCATCACCGGAATGATAGGGCCGAACGGCGCGGGCAAGTCCACGCTGTTCAACCTCATCTCGGGGTTCTACGACCCCGACGACGGCCGGGTCTGGGTCAACGACACCGACGTGACCGACAAGAAGCCGCACGAGACGGCGCGGGCCGGACTCGTGCGCACCTTCCAGACGCCGCGGCGACTGGAGGACATGACCGTCCGCGAGGCGATGCTCGTCGGCGCGCGCCCCCAGACGGGCGAGTCGATACTGCCGCTTTGGCTGAGTCCCTCGACCGTGACCAGAGAAGAGAGAGCCAACATCGAACGCGCCGAGGAACTCCTCGAACGCTTCGAGATAGCGCACCTCATCGACGAACCGTCGGCGGAACTCTCCGGCGGGCAGTTGAAACTCGTCGAACTCGCGCGCGCCATCACGACGAGTCCGGACATCCTCCTCTTGGACGAACCGGTGGCGGGCGTCAACCCGACGCTCGCGAACGACATAAAGCGGTTCGTGCGCGAACTCAACGACGAGGGCCAGACGTTCCTGATCATCGAACACGACATGCCCTTCATCATGGACCTCGCGGACCCGGTCATCGTCTTAGACCAGGGGAAGGTGCTGATGGAGGGGACGCCGGAGGAAGTCCGGTCGGACCGACGCGTCATCGACGCCTACCTCGGAGGTGCCTGA
- a CDS encoding DUF7500 family protein, protein MTDRTYVTPDELDFTEDDSVRELGDDRYVVAVDGDGGRPEAAAEPGRRAVEERASTDDESSDSDRYYLELGARTDVAEDETVVAGDDIGAVFADALRWYARRVAPSERPQKVVNVLLSDTEFAVTDRVRDR, encoded by the coding sequence ATGACCGACCGGACGTACGTCACGCCCGACGAACTGGATTTCACCGAAGACGACAGCGTCCGCGAGTTGGGAGACGACCGGTACGTCGTCGCAGTCGACGGAGACGGCGGCCGTCCCGAGGCGGCGGCCGAACCCGGGCGACGGGCGGTCGAAGAGAGGGCGTCGACCGACGACGAATCGTCCGATTCGGACCGCTACTACCTCGAACTCGGCGCTCGGACCGACGTGGCCGAAGACGAGACGGTGGTCGCGGGCGACGATATCGGGGCGGTGTTCGCCGACGCCCTCAGGTGGTACGCGCGCCGCGTCGCGCCCTCGGAACGTCCGCAGAAAGTGGTGAACGTGCTCCTCTCGGACACCGAGTTCGCCGTCACAGACCGAGTTCGCGACCGATGA
- a CDS encoding universal stress protein: MYDRILVPTDGSDPANNAVDHAIDLARQHGAELHALSVVDARHVGVGAPAVTPEEVQAAIEERSETATARVRDRAAVEDVDVVTAVRNGSPSDEIRSYADEEDCDLVVMGTHGRTSVERYLLGSVTERVLRRGDTPVLAVRGDD, translated from the coding sequence ATGTACGACAGGATACTCGTTCCGACGGACGGAAGCGACCCCGCCAATAACGCCGTCGACCACGCTATCGACCTGGCGCGGCAACACGGCGCGGAACTGCACGCGCTCTCCGTCGTGGACGCCCGACACGTCGGGGTCGGAGCCCCCGCGGTCACCCCCGAGGAGGTACAAGCAGCGATCGAAGAGCGATCGGAGACGGCGACGGCCCGAGTGCGCGACCGTGCGGCGGTCGAGGACGTGGACGTGGTCACCGCCGTCAGAAACGGTTCGCCGTCCGACGAGATACGGTCGTACGCCGACGAGGAGGACTGTGACCTCGTCGTGATGGGGACGCACGGCCGGACCAGCGTCGAACGATATCTCCTCGGAAGCGTCACCGAACGAGTCCTCAGACGCGGCGACACTCCCGTGTTGGCGGTTCGAGGCGACGACTGA
- a CDS encoding acyl-CoA dehydrogenase family protein: protein MDFELPSEHRMMRDTVREFCEAEISPIAQEIETDHRFPEEVFDQLADLDMLGVPVSEEYGGLGGDQLMYALVTEELGRVSGGVGLSYAAHVSLASKPIEMFGTDEQKERWLRPLAEGEYLGGWALTEPGSGSDASDMDTTAERDGDGYVLDGTKQFITNANVAGSIVVKAVTDPGAGYDGISTFIVDPRNDDGFEVTTVWDKMGLNSSPTCEIRFDDLYLPEDRLLGEEGEGWTQTKKTLDGGRISIAALSTGLAQGAFEAAKSYALEREQFGKSISEFDAIRDKLVDMHRKTERARLLTHRAATTYDAGDPVTRESALAKLDASEAAREVAEDAVQVLGGYGYTEDFAPQRFYRDAKLMEIGEGTSEIQHLVIGRELGL from the coding sequence ATGGACTTCGAGTTACCCTCCGAACACCGGATGATGCGAGACACCGTCCGAGAGTTCTGCGAGGCGGAGATTTCACCCATCGCACAGGAGATAGAGACGGACCACCGCTTCCCCGAGGAGGTGTTCGACCAACTCGCCGACCTCGACATGCTCGGCGTCCCCGTCTCCGAGGAGTACGGCGGACTCGGCGGCGACCAACTGATGTACGCCCTCGTGACGGAGGAACTCGGCCGCGTCTCCGGCGGCGTCGGACTCTCTTACGCCGCCCACGTCAGCCTCGCCTCGAAACCCATCGAGATGTTCGGCACCGACGAGCAGAAAGAACGGTGGCTCCGCCCCCTCGCGGAGGGCGAGTATCTCGGCGGATGGGCCCTCACCGAACCCGGGTCGGGGTCCGACGCCAGCGACATGGACACCACCGCCGAGAGAGACGGCGACGGGTACGTCCTCGACGGGACGAAGCAGTTCATCACGAACGCAAACGTCGCCGGGTCGATAGTCGTGAAAGCCGTCACCGACCCCGGTGCGGGCTACGACGGCATCTCGACGTTCATCGTGGACCCGCGGAACGACGACGGGTTCGAGGTGACGACGGTGTGGGACAAGATGGGGTTAAACTCCTCGCCGACCTGCGAGATTCGGTTCGACGACCTGTACCTCCCCGAGGACCGCCTGCTGGGCGAAGAAGGCGAGGGGTGGACGCAGACCAAAAAGACGCTGGACGGCGGCCGCATCTCCATCGCAGCGCTCTCTACGGGCCTCGCGCAGGGCGCGTTCGAGGCTGCGAAGTCCTACGCTCTCGAACGCGAACAGTTCGGCAAGTCCATCTCGGAGTTCGACGCCATCCGCGACAAACTCGTCGATATGCACCGCAAGACCGAACGGGCGCGCCTCCTCACCCACCGCGCGGCGACGACGTACGACGCGGGCGACCCGGTGACCAGAGAGTCCGCACTCGCGAAACTCGACGCCAGCGAGGCGGCCCGCGAAGTCGCCGAAGACGCGGTGCAGGTTCTCGGCGGGTACGGTTACACCGAGGACTTCGCGCCGCAGCGATTCTACCGCGACGCCAAACTGATGGAGATAGGCGAGGGGACGAGCGAGATACAACACCTCGTCATCGGTCGCGAACTCGGTCTGTGA